GTTGATTTTTTGCCACCAGGATAAGTGTTGTCAGTCTTAAGAGTCTTATCTGCGGTATGACATGTTTGGCAATTTACACCATTATCATAGTGATACACTTCTTGGTTGTGACAACCTTGGCAGCTTTGGGTATTGATAATATTTCTACGTACGGCAGCGGTTTGGCTATCGTCTATTACACTTGCAGCCATAACAAAATGATAAGGCTCACTTTTGATTTCCACTGTTTGGATATCATCAGAACTGCAAGCCGTGAGTTTAACTTCCGGTCTACCGTAGCCACCATGATTAAAGCAGGCTGTGACTGCTGACCATAGTTCAAATGTTTTACCCACATAATCTGTTGGTAAGGTGACCTTATCCCAAACTAACGTCCAGCTATTATCTGTGTTGGCAGTACCTTCACTTAATTTAATACGACGATTGCTGTAACTGGCATCTTGATACGTAGGGTAGTTTTTGTCACTGTCCCATGCCATGACAATACGACTACCATCATCAATATACTCAGCGGGTAATATCTGACCACTGGCATCAGTAAAGCTTACATTAGTACTGAACTTGTTATCAGCTGTCACGGTAACATCGCTAAAGACTACTTTCATGGTTTGGGTTTCATTATAGGCTTTCATGATATCGCCATGAGCTTCTTTTGCACTGCGACCATAGCCTTCTTCCACATGGCAAGAAGTACAATTTGTACCGACACCAACATGTTGTTGAGACGCCAACTCTGTATGGCATGCAATACAAGCGGTATCACTTTTATTGGCATTAAACAGCGCGGCATCTTTGGGAGCATTAGTCCCTTCAACATGACATGCACTACAATCTGCAGCAGGCTTTTGTGGGTACATAACCTTACCGTAATCGTGCAATCCGCCGCCATAACCAATGACTTTGTAAGGGGCAGCTACTTCGCCGTCTGCGGTACTGGTGACGCGATCTTGACCTTTATGAATCGCATGGATCATATAGGTAAAATCAACACTGTTGCCGGTTTCAGGATCGCCTGATGTTGCGGTATGACAAGAAGCACAGTTTTCAAGATCGATTCGACGACCACCGTGTAATGCTAAGCTTTCCGGTTGATGACAGGTATAACAAGCCGTTATCGATACTACATCCCGTGACGCAATACCTTCGGTTAAGCCGGTTGAAGGTTGGAAATCATAATGGGCATTTGCAGTGATTAGTGGCTGCTTTAATTCTAAGGTAATACGCTGAGTGTCATCAGCTTGGTAAGTAATACTTATTGGGTCTGTTACTTGAGCAATATTAGTTTGAAAAGTGTATGAGTATGAACCATCGAGATTATCCACTAAGCAGTCAACACACTTTGATGCAGCTTCAACCTCAGCTTGATATTGTGCTGAAGGAGATATGTTGGTTTCACCATCAGCTATCCAGCTAGCATTAGGTTGTTTGGCCGAGTTGATATAAGACTGCCATTGATAACCACGGTCTACTTCAACTTTAGCCCCCTCAGTACCAACCATTTCGGTCACTGGGGTTAATTGGGCAATACCAAAACGGAGATCATGATCTTTTGTTAGTCCCAATACCGCAACGCCATTGGCATTTTTAAGGTTAAAGGCAACACTGACTTTCCCATCGACGATGCTTGCGTCAGTAAAAGTTGCTTTTAAGGTCGATGTTGCATCAATATTGACACCAATAATGCCGTCAGGTCCGTCCTCGCCATTAGTTCCATCGCTGCCTCCACACCCTGTAAGCGCAAAAGCAATAAGCCCTGCACTCAATACCGCCTTTGTAGCGGGACTAACTGTTATTGTCTTCATCATGTATTCCCTGCATTTTTTGTTATCTCGCATTCACTGTTGGTTAAACGTATGCGGATTTTATTCAATTCTTATGTTAGCTAACCTTGGCGACTTACTCATTGAATTAAGTCTAGAGTTGTGACTAAGATCTGACTATTCCTTTGTGGGTAACAATACTTGATGAAGATTGGCCTATGTTGATAGGAGATATCGCATTAGCTTAAGACGTGAGTACAGGTATTAATGGATCCATTAAGCAGTAATATGGTTCTTGTTTAATCTCGTCGATGAAGTTAAGGCCTATGCAATTACTCTTTGTCGATATCTTCTGCTTAAATGGACGGCCAGCTGCTGAGATATGCTGCGTAAATGAGTCTTGTTTGCTAATGAATGGGGGAGTTTGATATAGATGATCTAAAAATGGATAAATTTTTGTCGGTTAACCCTGCAGTTATTACATGTTGAATTTCGCGTTAAGGTTAAGTATTGCGCAGTTAGGTAAGTGATTGAGAACTTATTAAGATAAAGGCTTGATCAAGGCAATAGGTTAGGGGATAATCGCCCCGTTCTGACACATAAACGTTATATTTCATGTTTCAGAAGTCAATGGTGACCCTAGGGTCCCCCCGCAATGATAACTTGTGAACTCGGCCAGGCCTGGAAGGGAGCAACCGCAGCAAGTGACTCGTGTGCCGGGGTGTGGCTCTAGGGGAACCTCCAATATTCCCCCCAATAACTTACTCAACAGCATCAATCAATACGCTTAATAAATACCTTAATCTAGCGACTATTGAATAATAAACACCTATTGGTCTATTTCAACCCATACCTAAAGCACCGACTTAACTTGTTAGTTGCCAGTTAAACATGGTTTCGCCACACCTTACTGCTCGCCAGCAAGTTCAGCTTCTTCTTGTAAGCGTTTTTGCAAATTCATTTTTAGAAATTTTCTTGAACGTTCCAGTGCTTCACTTATCTCAGTTTTCATCTGTTTGAGTTCTTGATAATTTTCAAAAAAATAGGTGTCGACTAAATGACGAATGTACCTAACCGGTAACTGATTCAATGTGACGCAACATAAATCGGCTAAGTATTCTTCTGGCAACTCGTCCATTAAGCCTTCATCTCTCAGCATTTCCATTAATAGAACTTCATAATAGTTTCGGATCTCTAATTGCATTATTACGCTCCATTGAGACGGTTCGATTTATCGACATTCACTTCGATGTCGAGAGTATTTTTTTACTCTGCTACAGCCATAATTGATTTGCTGCAATTAACAATTGGCTATGTCTGAGTGTTAATTCATCTTCATTACGACTATAGCCTCCACCTATAACCGCTGCAAGTGGGATGTTGTGCATTTTTGCGATCGATATGACTTGTTTATCTCTATCGAGAATACCTTGAGTCGAAATAGCAAAGTAGCCAAGGTCATCATGCTGATGAATATCGACTCCAGCATCATAAATGATCAGGTCAGGCTGATGCAGACGAATGAGGTATGGCAATATTTGTCTTATGTGGTCAAGATAATCACTATCAGTACAGCCTTTATCGAGATCGATGTCGTGATCAGATTGCTGTTTTCTAGATGGAAAATTTTGTGCGCAGTGTATTGAACAACTAATGATGTCCGAGTGACCTTGAGTCAATGTGGCGGTGCCATCACCTTGATGCACGTCGCAATCAAAAATAAGTACTTTATCTGCTTTTTTAGCATCAATGGCCGATCTGGCCGCGATAACTAAGTCATTAAAGATGCAAAAACCACTGCCAAAATCGTAATGTGCATGGTGATAGCCACCAGTTAAATGAACCGCTATACCATGCTCAAGCGCTAGCTCAGCACACAAACGAGTTCCATTTACGGCGTGTAAAGTTCGCCTGACTAACTCATTGCTCCATGGGAAGCCGATACGTCTCTGGGCTTTGTGATCTAAGGTGCCATTAATAAATTGTTCTACGTACAGAGGACAATGAATGCCATACAGTATTTCTTTATCAATTGGCGAAGGAGTTTGGCGATACTGCTCAAATAACAATTGATGCTTGAGTGCATGCTGGTACAAATTATGATATTTGCTGGTTGGAAAACGATGGGTGCTAGGCAACGCCAGCTGTGAATAGCTGGCGTGATATACAAAGGGAATATACTTCAAGACTAGAGTTGCTTGATGGCCCAGCCCATAAACTCTTTACGGGTTTTATCGTCTGCCTGTAACCACCAATACTGGAGCATTTGTTCTGCTTGGGCTGGGGTGGTTTTTTGAGCCGCTGCTGCAGGCACTGTTGCGATAACTGGTGCACTGATTGTTGTAGCCGATGCAACATCTGATTGTACTGCTACTGTTTGTGTTGGTTGAATACCGCTACCCGTTGCCGAAGCCGATAGGGTTTCAATATCATTTTGGTTTTTTTTGTTAAATAGGCTGGTAATAAATGAGTCTTCAGTAAAATTAGTTTGTTCAACGCTGTAAGTTACAGCCATATTATCTTGACGCTTAATGTTGATTTGTGGTTTTTTTGCAAATGCTTTTGGATTCTTAATCACGTCACCTTGAGCGGGTTGCAATAAGTACTGATGATCGCCATCCACCGTTAAGGTAACAATTAACGGGGTCGATTTTATAAACGTTTGACTATCGCTAAAGGAATCATCGACCACATCATGATAACGAATCGCAATCTTATGGGTGCCATTGGTTAAGGCTAAATCCGATTGGTGATTGAACATGCTCGTTTCAACTTCTGTACCATCAAGTGCAAGGTACTCAAAAGACATTGGGATGGTTAAATTAGCAGCTAATACCGATGATGATGTTAAACATGCCAAAAGCGCACTTGTTGTAAATAAAGATTTCATTGTTTCTCCTTAACGTGGGTAACTTTGGCGAGGTCTTTCAAAAAGTTGAATACGCTCTTCAATATAACTGGTTGCTTGTTTGCATTTCCCTAAGCGACGATGCATTGAAAGGATATCATTTTGCAATTTTATTTTGTCATTACTATGACAGAATTCAAGCGTTGCTTCCATTTGTTGTATTTTTTGCTCTATTTTTTTCGCCCAATTTAAATGTTTATTGAGTTCGGCATAGAGTTGATGGCTATTTTGCATCACATTACTGGCTATCCAGCCAAAGCCACTGTCTTGAATAGCTTGTTGTTGTTTTTTGGCATATCGAGCCCGATTACTGGCTTTGCGCTGTTGTTCGGATTTAAGATTGATATCTGTGGTGAGCAATGCTCTGCGCAAGGCACTAAATCTGTCTTGAATACGATTACAACTGAGTTGAATAACATTACCACCCAACTTAAGAAATAGTTGTTTTTCAAGTTGTTTAATGTCTTGGCGCAACTGGATGATGCAAGGGCTTAATTGAGCGCCTTGTTGAGCAAACAGTTGACTGTTAAAACGTTCAATGTCGATTAATGATTGCCGTTGTGACGGTGCTAAATTTTGGTCGTGGATTAACGCATCTTGCTCAAGTTGTGCAAGCTGCTGTTTTAACATTGAGACCAATTGTTGGGTGTTCATGCCCAGGCACTCCACGTAAGATGGACCGCTATCGACAATACCATAATAATAAATATTGGTTTAATAAAAGGTATTCCAAATCGAATCGCACTTCTTGCGCCGATAAACGAACCTGCCATCATGCATACCCCCATCCATAAGCCCAGCATCCATTGCACTTGACCCATCGATGCAAAAATGATCAATGCTGTGATGTTACTCACGGCTGTCATGACTCGTGCTAATCCACAACTCTGTAGAAGAGGCAGCTTATACAGCGAAATAGACGATACCGTCCAAAAAGCACCAATACCTGGGCCGGCAAAACCATCATAGCCACCTAAAATAAATCCTTGGCTAATTTGTTTGTACTTAGATGAGCTAAATTTTGGCGCGGGTATATTTTCTTGGCCCATCGCTTTGGGGCTAAATAAAGTATATATCGCGATACTAATAATGAGCAGTGGCAATATTTTATCTAACCATTGTGGGTCAATCAAAAACACTAGGCCACAACCCGCTATCGATCCAATAAGGGTAGCAAAAAAGCACGTTTTCCATAATGCGGGGGTAAATAATTGTTTTTTGTAGAAGGTGTAACTTGAGGTAAAGGAGCCAAAACAAGCTGCCAGCTTATTAGTTCCTAATGCTAGATGAGGCGGAATACCTACAGTCAGTAATGCAGGAATAGAAAGCAGTCCACCACCACCAACAATAGCATCAATAAAACCAGCAATAATACCGATGACCGCTAATACAGCCCAGTGGCTAGGGTCTAATAATAAATCCAACTCAATACCTATTCAATGACACGTCTAAAAGGAGGAAGGGCATCAATTAATGATTTGCCATAACGTTTAGTGACTAAACGACGATCTAAAATGGTCACTCGACCATAATCTTGTTCTTTGCGTAGCAGTCGGCCACAACTTTGGACTAATTTACGTGAAGCATCAGGAATTGTCAGCTGTAAAAATGGATTACCGCCTTTTACTTTTAAGTATTCCGCGTGAGCTTGTTCAACCGGTGATGTCGGCACTGCAAATGGCAACTTTGTAATGATGAGATTTGTTAAATAATCACCGGGTAAATCAAGACCTTCAGAAAAACTGCCCGTGCCGAAAATAATACTCGGTAAGCCGTCATCACAGCGCTTTTTATGTTGTTCTAATATTTGTTGACGTGGAATAGCGCCTTGCACAAAAAGTTGCTCTTTAGAAATTTTTCCTTCAACTAATTCAACCACTTTGTCCATTTGCCAGTAGGAAGCAAACAGCACTAAGGTGGCCATTTCACCATCGATTAATGTCACAATATGCTGTGCCAGTTCTGCAGTGTAATTATCGTCGGTAGGTTCATTAACCATTTGAGGAATAAATAAGGTGGCATTATTTTCATAATCAAAAGGAGACAGTAAAGCTAAAAAACGACTGCCATCGTTGATTGATAATCCAATTTGGTGAGCAAAATGGTTAAAGCTATTTAATGCCCGCAGTGTGGCACTGCACAATACGACTCCAGCGGCTTTTTGCCACAGCATGGACTCAAGCATAAAGCCGACTTCTATAGGCGATGAACAAAATAGATAATCTTGCTGTTTGCCTGTTATTAATTCAGCCCAACGTGCCATTGGTGCGCCTTTTTTGCTGTCCTCTTTGGCCATCATTTTCCATAACTTATGTAAGTTATCTAGTCTTTGTAAGATGAAGCCTGTTTCAGACAGCAAACCTTCAGATTGATGCTTAGGGACTTCTCCATCCTTGATGGCTTCATTTAACACAGAAACGACTTTATTAAACTGCTTTACTGCAGAACCCGATGCCGTGGCCAGGTTTTCTGCCTGTATTAATAATGATGGCGGTAATTTGCCATGTTCAAACCGAAGCCGAGATTCAGGATTGGCAAATAGCTGCGGCTGAGTATCACAATAATGAGCCACTTGGGTGAGTAAATTAGTTAAATCTGTGGTGTGATCAAGCATCGCTTGCACTGGGGCAATAATATGGGTGGTTTTGAGCTGATTTTGCAACTTAGAACAGGTCTTTGAGGCCTTTTCTAACCAATCACATGCTCCTCGCAATGTGGCTTGAGCACTGGAAAAGTCTCTTGCGACAATGGGGAGATGGTGAGCTTCGTCGATGACATAAAACATGTCTTCCGGTTCAGGTAAAATGACGCCACCACCAAGCTCTAAATCGGCAAATAACAGGCTGTGGTTAACAATTAACACATCCCATGTGTCGACGTCTTCACGGGCTTTATGAAATGGACAATTATGGTGCGCCGATACTTGACGGTGGCAACTGTGTTTGTCACAACAAATTTGTTGCCATAAAAAATCAGGGATAGGGTGCTTTAAAGTATCGATTTCACCATTCCAACGTTTTTGGTGGAAATCTTGATGAAGCTTTTGTAATTCATTAATTTGACTTTGATCGGGCTTAGTTTGCCACATAGCAATTTGCGAGCTGTCTTGTGCGCCGATCATAGCTTCAAGCTTGGCTAAACAGACATAGCGTTGACGGCCTTTTACCAGACCAAATTTAAAATCAATACCGGATTGCTGTAAAAAATATGGCAAGTCTTTATGCAGTAATTGTTCTTGAAGTGCTACGGTTGCAGTGGCAATGCAGACTTTCTTTTTCGTGGCAACGGCTAAAGGAATAGCGCCTAAAATGTAGGACAAGGATTTACCAATACCCGTACCCGCTTCAACCACAATAATCCGACGGTCTTTGTCATATTCACCTGCTAACGTTTTAGATATTTCCGCTACCATATAGTTTTGCTCGCGACGCGAGCGAAATTGCGGCATTGATGTGGCAATTTCTTTATAAATGGTACGAATTTGACTTTTTATCTTATCCGGTAGCATAGGAAGTATGATTTCTACATAGACTGAATTATGCTGTACATAATAACAGTGAATTAGCATGCCACGAAGTAATAAATCAAATTGAGTAAACTGGTGCAGGAATTCAAACCCGAAGTAAAGCCAACAGATAACCCGGCTACTGATCATAATGTTCAGGGACAAGTATTAACGCGCCATGCGATTTATCGACATGGGCAATTAGTCTTGCAATATTATATTAAAACCGCTCAGGGGCCTGTGCTAGCAGAGCTTTATCACAGTGAGGTGATATGTTTTTGTCGTCAGCAAGATGTTGATCTATTGAGCCAAAAAGTCGGTTTCGTCCTTAAAGCGGAATCAATATCACTGATGAGTTTTGCCCATGAACCGATTAGTGCATTGTATCTAAAGTCTAATACCCAGCTAAAATTAGTCAGTCGCATTGCTCAAGATATCGGTATTACCTTATTTGAAACCGATATCAGGCCAGAACAACGCTTTCTTATTGAGCGCTTTATCGCTTTAGACATTGAGTGTGTTGGTCGTTATCAAGATATGTATTCCGCTTCATCAATGCCAGTGTTATCGATTAATCGTGCCAGAAAAACACTTGCAGACCAAGTGGTTAGCATACCGCTTAAGATGATTTCGTTAGATTTTGAATGCAGCTTTGCAGGAGAGTTATATTCTGTTGGTTTGTATGGCCGCGAATATCAATGTGTGTTTATGGTTGGCGAGCCGCAAGCGGATTGTCATCAATTTATTACTTGGGTTAAAGATGAAGTTGAGCTGATACAGCGATTAATTGCGTGGTTTAGTGAATATGACCCCGATATTATTATCGGTTGGGCAGTGGTCACCTTCGATTTAGCCTTACTGTATAAACGTTGCGTATTACATAACATCCCTTTAATCATTGGCCGTGGAAATACCGAGTTAAGCTGGAAAGTAGCCGAAAAATATCGACCAGAAACCTTATCGCTCCCAGGGCGAGTGGTGTTGGATGGCATTGATTGGCTTAAAGCGGCTTTTTATCAATTTGATAGTTTTTCGTTAGAGTCTGTATCGCGACAATTATTGGCAGAAGGAAAAGCCATTGACCATGTTGAAAATCGTGGTCAGGAAATTACCCATTTATTTGAACAAGATAAAAATGCGCTGGCTTTTTATAATATTACCGATTGTCGCTTAGTCTGGGATATTTTTGAAAAAACTCAGTTATTAGACTTCGCACTTGAACGTGCCAAGTTAACCGGTTTGGAATTTGGCCGCGTTGGCGCATCAATTGCGGCATTTTATCACTTGTATCTTCCTCACTTACATCGAAGTGGGTTTGTGGCACCAGCACATCCTGCCAGTAATGGTTTAGAGAGTCCTGGT
The Shewanella vesiculosa DNA segment above includes these coding regions:
- a CDS encoding late competence development ComFB family protein; translated protein: MQLEIRNYYEVLLMEMLRDEGLMDELPEEYLADLCCVTLNQLPVRYIRHLVDTYFFENYQELKQMKTEISEALERSRKFLKMNLQKRLQEEAELAGEQ
- a CDS encoding DNA polymerase II, with amino-acid sequence MQEFKPEVKPTDNPATDHNVQGQVLTRHAIYRHGQLVLQYYIKTAQGPVLAELYHSEVICFCRQQDVDLLSQKVGFVLKAESISLMSFAHEPISALYLKSNTQLKLVSRIAQDIGITLFETDIRPEQRFLIERFIALDIECVGRYQDMYSASSMPVLSINRARKTLADQVVSIPLKMISLDFECSFAGELYSVGLYGREYQCVFMVGEPQADCHQFITWVKDEVELIQRLIAWFSEYDPDIIIGWAVVTFDLALLYKRCVLHNIPLIIGRGNTELSWKVAEKYRPETLSLPGRVVLDGIDWLKAAFYQFDSFSLESVSRQLLAEGKAIDHVENRGQEITHLFEQDKNALAFYNITDCRLVWDIFEKTQLLDFALERAKLTGLEFGRVGASIAAFYHLYLPHLHRSGFVAPAHPASNGLESPGGYVMSSIPGYYKDVLVLDFKSLYPSIIRTFLIDPKGLVEGMYINDVTGDTNTVAGYLGAHFSRNSPILPALVASLAEQRELAKSDKNAPLSQAIKIIMNSLYGVLGSRGCVFHDAKLASSITMRGHQIMKLTKQWIEECGYQVIYGDTDSTFVWLGDNHGITDIQAVGKHLSVSITQRWLQWCTQEYQLDSYLELEFETHFEQFIMPTLRGSDEGSKKRYVGAVLNEAQQLLLTFKGMEQVRSDWSPIARRMQYHLYELFFKGEDVIDYLTNELAAINHGARDNELIFTKRLRRNVEDYTAKSSPHVRAAKQLADILGDKNVTRKGQKIRYVMTLTGAQAIEAKPTNIDYEYYISKQIQPIAEPILQLCGHSFDSLVNNQLLLL
- the dinG gene encoding ATP-dependent DNA helicase DinG, which translates into the protein MLPDKIKSQIRTIYKEIATSMPQFRSRREQNYMVAEISKTLAGEYDKDRRIIVVEAGTGIGKSLSYILGAIPLAVATKKKVCIATATVALQEQLLHKDLPYFLQQSGIDFKFGLVKGRQRYVCLAKLEAMIGAQDSSQIAMWQTKPDQSQINELQKLHQDFHQKRWNGEIDTLKHPIPDFLWQQICCDKHSCHRQVSAHHNCPFHKAREDVDTWDVLIVNHSLLFADLELGGGVILPEPEDMFYVIDEAHHLPIVARDFSSAQATLRGACDWLEKASKTCSKLQNQLKTTHIIAPVQAMLDHTTDLTNLLTQVAHYCDTQPQLFANPESRLRFEHGKLPPSLLIQAENLATASGSAVKQFNKVVSVLNEAIKDGEVPKHQSEGLLSETGFILQRLDNLHKLWKMMAKEDSKKGAPMARWAELITGKQQDYLFCSSPIEVGFMLESMLWQKAAGVVLCSATLRALNSFNHFAHQIGLSINDGSRFLALLSPFDYENNATLFIPQMVNEPTDDNYTAELAQHIVTLIDGEMATLVLFASYWQMDKVVELVEGKISKEQLFVQGAIPRQQILEQHKKRCDDGLPSIIFGTGSFSEGLDLPGDYLTNLIITKLPFAVPTSPVEQAHAEYLKVKGGNPFLQLTIPDASRKLVQSCGRLLRKEQDYGRVTILDRRLVTKRYGKSLIDALPPFRRVIE
- a CDS encoding OmcA/MtrC family decaheme c-type cytochrome, which gives rise to MMKTITVSPATKAVLSAGLIAFALTGCGGSDGTNGEDGPDGIIGVNIDATSTLKATFTDASIVDGKVSVAFNLKNANGVAVLGLTKDHDLRFGIAQLTPVTEMVGTEGAKVEVDRGYQWQSYINSAKQPNASWIADGETNISPSAQYQAEVEAASKCVDCLVDNLDGSYSYTFQTNIAQVTDPISITYQADDTQRITLELKQPLITANAHYDFQPSTGLTEGIASRDVVSITACYTCHQPESLALHGGRRIDLENCASCHTATSGDPETGNSVDFTYMIHAIHKGQDRVTSTADGEVAAPYKVIGYGGGLHDYGKVMYPQKPAADCSACHVEGTNAPKDAALFNANKSDTACIACHTELASQQHVGVGTNCTSCHVEEGYGRSAKEAHGDIMKAYNETQTMKVVFSDVTVTADNKFSTNVSFTDASGQILPAEYIDDGSRIVMAWDSDKNYPTYQDASYSNRRIKLSEGTANTDNSWTLVWDKVTLPTDYVGKTFELWSAVTACFNHGGYGRPEVKLTACSSDDIQTVEIKSEPYHFVMAASVIDDSQTAAVRRNIINTQSCQGCHNQEVYHYDNGVNCQTCHTADKTLKTDNTYPGGKKSTSFAFKAHSAEGHYLKHAGVESGTVLKTDCKTCHTADGIQLGRAADRVWRYGDIETGADVWMSSDTGACLSCHQKYRTDATVSHIESNGGIVDGMSEDDVHTRASEICSTCHTVERVTKTHGF
- a CDS encoding primosomal replication protein, translated to MNTQQLVSMLKQQLAQLEQDALIHDQNLAPSQRQSLIDIERFNSQLFAQQGAQLSPCIIQLRQDIKQLEKQLFLKLGGNVIQLSCNRIQDRFSALRRALLTTDINLKSEQQRKASNRARYAKKQQQAIQDSGFGWIASNVMQNSHQLYAELNKHLNWAKKIEQKIQQMEATLEFCHSNDKIKLQNDILSMHRRLGKCKQATSYIEERIQLFERPRQSYPR
- a CDS encoding DUF2057 domain-containing protein, with the protein product MKSLFTTSALLACLTSSSVLAANLTIPMSFEYLALDGTEVETSMFNHQSDLALTNGTHKIAIRYHDVVDDSFSDSQTFIKSTPLIVTLTVDGDHQYLLQPAQGDVIKNPKAFAKKPQINIKRQDNMAVTYSVEQTNFTEDSFITSLFNKKNQNDIETLSASATGSGIQPTQTVAVQSDVASATTISAPVIATVPAAAAQKTTPAQAEQMLQYWWLQADDKTRKEFMGWAIKQL
- a CDS encoding histone deacetylase; protein product: MKYIPFVYHASYSQLALPSTHRFPTSKYHNLYQHALKHQLLFEQYRQTPSPIDKEILYGIHCPLYVEQFINGTLDHKAQRRIGFPWSNELVRRTLHAVNGTRLCAELALEHGIAVHLTGGYHHAHYDFGSGFCIFNDLVIAARSAIDAKKADKVLIFDCDVHQGDGTATLTQGHSDIISCSIHCAQNFPSRKQQSDHDIDLDKGCTDSDYLDHIRQILPYLIRLHQPDLIIYDAGVDIHQHDDLGYFAISTQGILDRDKQVISIAKMHNIPLAAVIGGGYSRNEDELTLRHSQLLIAANQLWL
- a CDS encoding TSUP family transporter, with protein sequence MDLLLDPSHWAVLAVIGIIAGFIDAIVGGGGLLSIPALLTVGIPPHLALGTNKLAACFGSFTSSYTFYKKQLFTPALWKTCFFATLIGSIAGCGLVFLIDPQWLDKILPLLIISIAIYTLFSPKAMGQENIPAPKFSSSKYKQISQGFILGGYDGFAGPGIGAFWTVSSISLYKLPLLQSCGLARVMTAVSNITALIIFASMGQVQWMLGLWMGVCMMAGSFIGARSAIRFGIPFIKPIFIIMVLSIAVHLTWSAWA